Proteins encoded in a region of the Gordonia crocea genome:
- a CDS encoding SRPBCC family protein: MRYRDQPTVEVEISVGAEPSAVWPVVTDIALPVGLPGELQRVEWLDGATEPVVGARFVGHNNIEGVGRTETICTVVEVEPERRWVYEVTTGDMVPWAQWGFEVDPSRTGSVVRQFARIGLAPSPLKAAIDAAPEKEGRIISRRLAGFRAAITANLDEVRRRCESSG, translated from the coding sequence ATGCGCTACCGAGATCAGCCCACCGTCGAGGTCGAGATCAGCGTCGGCGCCGAGCCGTCAGCGGTGTGGCCGGTGGTCACCGACATCGCTCTCCCGGTGGGCCTGCCGGGAGAGTTGCAGCGGGTCGAGTGGCTCGACGGTGCGACCGAACCGGTGGTCGGCGCGCGGTTCGTCGGGCACAACAACATTGAGGGTGTCGGCCGCACCGAGACGATCTGCACCGTCGTCGAGGTCGAACCGGAGCGCCGTTGGGTCTACGAGGTCACCACCGGCGACATGGTGCCGTGGGCGCAGTGGGGCTTCGAGGTCGATCCCTCGCGCACCGGGTCGGTGGTGCGCCAGTTCGCGCGCATCGGTCTGGCCCCCTCGCCACTGAAGGCCGCGATCGACGCCGCACCGGAGAAAGAGGGGCGGATCATCTCCCGCCGCCTGGCCGGCTTCCGGGCGGCGATCACGGCGAACCTGGACGAGGTTCGACGGCGGTGCGAGTCGTCGGGCTAG
- a CDS encoding mycofactocin-coupled SDR family oxidoreductase: MGQFDGQVVYITGIARGQGRNHAVRFAAEGASIIGLDIADRVADHQTYPTATADDLAETVRLVEEAGGKILARQGDTRDLAVQQQLVADGIEAFGRLDHVVANAGILTWGLTWELTEAQFTDVVDVNLVGTWKTLKAVIPPMIEARNGGSITIISSTAGLKAMPAQASYSASKFGLRGLAQSAAKELGPKRIRVNTVHPYAVNTPMGVEDPEAFKAFETYGEHFPSMMNHYPVATLDDLSDAVLYLATAQAVTGAEFQIDMGSSKV; this comes from the coding sequence ATGGGACAGTTCGACGGCCAGGTCGTCTACATCACCGGTATCGCCCGAGGTCAGGGCCGTAACCACGCTGTGCGCTTCGCCGCCGAAGGCGCGTCGATCATCGGCCTCGACATCGCCGACCGGGTTGCCGATCACCAGACCTACCCGACGGCGACGGCCGACGATCTCGCCGAGACCGTCCGGTTGGTCGAGGAGGCCGGCGGCAAGATCCTGGCCCGCCAGGGCGACACCCGCGATCTTGCGGTGCAGCAGCAGCTCGTCGCCGACGGGATCGAGGCCTTCGGGCGCCTCGACCACGTCGTCGCCAACGCCGGCATCCTCACCTGGGGCCTGACGTGGGAGCTGACCGAGGCGCAGTTCACCGACGTCGTCGACGTGAATCTCGTCGGTACGTGGAAGACCCTCAAGGCGGTCATCCCGCCGATGATCGAGGCCCGCAACGGCGGCTCGATCACGATCATCTCGTCGACGGCGGGGTTGAAGGCGATGCCCGCCCAGGCCTCCTACTCGGCGTCAAAGTTCGGCTTGCGCGGCTTGGCGCAGTCGGCGGCAAAGGAGCTGGGCCCCAAGCGGATCCGGGTCAACACCGTGCACCCCTACGCGGTCAACACGCCGATGGGTGTGGAAGACCCGGAGGCGTTCAAGGCCTTTGAGACCTACGGCGAACACTTCCCGTCGATGATGAACCACTACCCGGTGGCGACCCTCGACGACCTGTCGGACGCGGTGCTCTACCTGGCCACCGCCCAGGCCGTGACCGGCGCGGAGTTCCAGATCGACATGGGGTCGTCGAAGGTCTGA
- a CDS encoding nuclear transport factor 2 family protein, whose amino-acid sequence MSTTTPPPVTAFIDAVNRHDEAGFLDAFTDDGFVDDWGRIFTGRDAIKGWSDKEFIGAKGTMTVTEATTTGDSTAVVADWRSTWANGLSRFTFAVVGDKIASMTIREG is encoded by the coding sequence ATGAGCACCACCACTCCCCCGCCCGTCACCGCCTTCATCGACGCGGTCAACCGCCACGACGAGGCCGGGTTCCTCGACGCATTCACCGACGACGGCTTCGTCGACGACTGGGGCCGGATCTTCACCGGCCGCGACGCGATCAAGGGCTGGAGCGACAAAGAGTTCATCGGGGCCAAGGGCACCATGACGGTCACCGAGGCGACGACCACCGGCGATTCGACGGCAGTGGTCGCCGACTGGCGCAGCACCTGGGCCAACGGGCTGAGCAGGTTCACCTTCGCCGTCGTCGGGGACAAGATCGCCTCGATGACGATCCGCGAGGGCTGA
- a CDS encoding SDR family oxidoreductase, which yields MSTHTLAGKNVLVAGGAKNLGGLVSRLAADQGANVALHYNSPQSADQAEETADYVRSQGGEAVVLTGDLTVPENVEQLFAGAAAALGPVDVAVNTVGKVLRKPIVETSEDEYDSMFDINSKAAYFFIKEAGRNLADDGKVITIVTSLLGAFTDGYSTYAGGKSPVEHFTRAAAKEFAPRGISVTAIAPGPMDTPFFYGQETPERVEFHKSQAMAGQLTQIEDIAPIVTFLATDGWWITGQTIFANGGYTTR from the coding sequence ATGAGCACCCACACACTCGCTGGAAAGAACGTTCTCGTCGCCGGCGGAGCCAAGAATCTCGGCGGCCTGGTCAGCCGATTGGCCGCCGACCAGGGCGCCAACGTCGCCCTCCACTACAACTCGCCGCAATCGGCAGACCAGGCCGAGGAGACCGCCGACTACGTGCGGTCACAAGGCGGTGAGGCCGTCGTCCTGACCGGCGACCTGACCGTTCCGGAGAACGTCGAGCAGTTGTTCGCCGGCGCGGCGGCCGCCCTGGGCCCGGTCGACGTTGCGGTCAACACGGTCGGGAAAGTGCTGCGCAAGCCGATCGTCGAGACTTCGGAGGACGAATACGACTCGATGTTCGACATCAACAGCAAGGCCGCCTACTTCTTCATCAAGGAGGCCGGACGCAACCTCGCCGACGACGGCAAGGTCATCACCATCGTCACGTCCCTCCTCGGCGCCTTCACCGACGGCTACTCGACCTATGCCGGCGGCAAGAGTCCGGTCGAGCACTTCACCCGGGCCGCAGCGAAAGAGTTTGCGCCGCGCGGCATCTCGGTGACCGCGATCGCACCCGGCCCGATGGACACCCCGTTCTTCTACGGCCAGGAGACGCCCGAGCGCGTCGAGTTCCACAAGTCGCAGGCAATGGCGGGACAATTGACGCAGATCGAGGACATCGCGCCGATCGTCACCTTCCTGGCCACCGACGGATGGTGGATCACCGGCCAGACGATCTTCGCCAATGGCGGCTACACCACCCGCTGA
- a CDS encoding TetR/AcrR family transcriptional regulator, whose amino-acid sequence MEKTSSDTRTRLLDAASELIAAAPGEEFSLREVCDRAGVKMPTLYHFFGNKQGLTEAVVARGFEQYAAAKAQAESSGDPIQDIRDGWDSHVAFGLANPGVYALMYGAVRPGDTSPAQAAPTAMLRTLVRRADEQNRLVVPPEQAVGHILATNVGVTLRQIVAEQPDPALSAAVRDAVIGAITGTGVAAADTRREALLGALDYAVRNPDVLGTTETSLLAEWLRRLADDQR is encoded by the coding sequence GTGGAGAAGACGTCGAGTGATACCCGGACGCGCCTGCTGGACGCCGCGTCCGAGTTGATCGCGGCTGCGCCGGGCGAGGAGTTCTCGTTGCGCGAGGTCTGTGACCGGGCCGGAGTGAAGATGCCGACGCTCTACCATTTCTTCGGCAACAAGCAGGGGCTGACCGAGGCCGTCGTCGCCCGCGGTTTCGAGCAGTACGCCGCAGCGAAGGCCCAGGCGGAATCCAGTGGCGATCCGATACAGGACATCCGCGACGGGTGGGATTCCCACGTCGCATTCGGGCTGGCGAACCCGGGCGTCTACGCGCTCATGTACGGCGCGGTGCGGCCGGGGGACACCTCGCCGGCCCAGGCTGCGCCGACCGCGATGCTGCGCACACTGGTGCGGCGCGCCGACGAGCAGAACCGCCTTGTCGTGCCCCCCGAGCAGGCGGTGGGCCACATCCTGGCGACCAACGTCGGGGTGACCCTGCGCCAGATCGTGGCCGAACAACCCGACCCGGCGCTGTCGGCGGCCGTGCGCGACGCGGTGATCGGGGCGATCACCGGGACGGGTGTGGCCGCGGCCGATACCCGGCGGGAAGCGCTGCTCGGTGCGCTCGACTATGCCGTGCGCAATCCGGACGTCCTCGGCACGACCGAGACGTCGTTGCTGGCCGAGTGGTTACGACGATTGGCCGACGACCAGCGCTGA
- a CDS encoding SMP-30/gluconolactonase/LRE family protein: MRKTISWAVVALCATAASAVTATPSNAATMCAPVRVTPVTAPSTPAVDWSENLGYDADGRLWVSRIAKSVVQQLDSRGRVVKSVAVPFPGAVRSGPGDQMYVTSFTRELTTLTGSGAVYRFDPRAPKPTARPFARALGLPNGLAFDAAGAGHVGDTWRGVVRLRRNGTVDAGWSARAPHNLSPTLTVNGTSINGVAVVGRSLYVTMTTSLTGRVLRVPLDAPSRTTPAADLTAPLPGLLDDLTPLGTDRLAVTSTTGTLYFVDIRTGAACAAPVGQPVTSVAADPRDRHSVVVGTETGYVLRVRRG, encoded by the coding sequence ATGCGAAAGACAATCAGTTGGGCGGTCGTCGCACTGTGCGCGACCGCGGCCTCCGCAGTCACGGCCACGCCGAGCAACGCCGCCACGATGTGCGCCCCGGTGCGCGTCACCCCTGTCACCGCACCGTCGACCCCGGCGGTCGACTGGTCGGAGAACCTCGGTTACGACGCCGATGGCCGCCTCTGGGTCTCCCGGATTGCGAAAAGCGTTGTGCAACAGCTTGACTCCCGCGGTCGCGTGGTCAAGAGCGTCGCCGTGCCCTTCCCCGGCGCCGTGCGGTCCGGGCCGGGCGATCAGATGTACGTCACCTCTTTCACCCGCGAGTTGACCACGCTGACGGGCAGCGGTGCGGTGTACCGCTTCGACCCCCGGGCGCCGAAGCCGACCGCCCGACCCTTCGCCCGCGCCTTGGGCCTGCCCAACGGCCTGGCCTTCGACGCCGCCGGCGCGGGACATGTCGGCGACACCTGGCGCGGGGTGGTGCGGCTGCGCCGGAACGGGACCGTCGACGCCGGCTGGTCGGCACGCGCGCCGCACAACCTCTCCCCAACGCTCACCGTCAACGGCACGAGCATCAACGGCGTCGCCGTCGTCGGCCGCAGTCTCTACGTCACGATGACGACCAGCCTGACCGGCCGCGTGTTGCGGGTGCCCCTCGACGCGCCGTCGCGGACGACGCCGGCGGCCGACCTCACCGCCCCGCTGCCCGGGCTCCTCGATGACCTGACGCCACTCGGGACCGACCGGCTCGCCGTCACGTCGACGACCGGAACGCTCTATTTCGTCGACATCCGCACCGGTGCGGCATGCGCCGCCCCGGTCGGCCAACCCGTCACCTCGGTTGCGGCCGATCCCCGGGATCGGCACAGCGTCGTCGTGGGCACCGAAACCGGGTACGTACTGCGGGTGCGACGCGGCTAG
- a CDS encoding TetR/AcrR family transcriptional regulator: MVGMNHNSTAPLGRPLAGDISRRVDEAVLRLLAERGYHGLSISEVAKRADVPRSTLYRRGESTASLAVHAISSVVPEVHDVDTGAPLADLVASVTDFVHRFTASDHTPVVMELHALALRDPQLAALTAEYLRPRGAILDQMIARAQADGAIDRAIPAGAVRDLLIGPLFYRWLIPKQTLDDQTVATIVGAVICGVAPA, from the coding sequence ATGGTCGGGATGAACCACAACTCCACGGCGCCGCTGGGCCGGCCCCTGGCGGGAGACATCAGCCGCCGGGTCGATGAGGCGGTGCTGCGCCTGCTCGCCGAACGGGGATACCACGGGCTGTCGATCAGCGAAGTCGCCAAGCGTGCCGACGTCCCCCGGTCGACCCTCTACCGGCGAGGCGAGTCGACGGCGAGTCTCGCCGTCCACGCCATCAGCTCGGTGGTTCCGGAGGTCCACGACGTGGACACGGGTGCGCCGCTGGCGGACCTCGTCGCGTCGGTCACCGACTTCGTCCATCGGTTCACCGCCAGCGACCACACGCCGGTCGTCATGGAATTGCACGCGCTGGCGCTGCGCGACCCCCAACTCGCCGCGCTCACCGCCGAGTACCTCCGCCCGCGCGGAGCGATCCTCGACCAGATGATCGCGCGGGCCCAGGCCGACGGCGCCATCGACCGGGCAATCCCTGCCGGCGCCGTGCGCGACCTGTTGATCGGCCCACTCTTCTACCGGTGGTTGATTCCCAAGCAGACACTCGACGACCAGACGGTCGCGACCATCGTCGGCGCGGTGATCTGCGGGGTTGCCCCCGCCTGA
- a CDS encoding CaiB/BaiF CoA transferase family protein, translating to MTTHDSGRPGPLSSVRVIEFAGIGPGPHAAMLLADLGADVIRVQRPGELPKEGRNADALLRGRRVVEANLKNPADRETILNLVAKADAIIEGFRPGVMERLGFGPEDLAAVNPGLVYGRMTGWGQDGPRAELAGHDMNYISLTGMLHAIGRADEKPTPPLNLVGDFGGGSMFLVIGILSALVERSVSGKGQVIDAAMVDGASVLGQMMWAFRGTGLWQDRRGANLLDTGAPFYEVYETSDGKWMAVGSIEPQFYAELLKGLGLEGEDLPHQLDMGRWGELKDKFTEVFKTKTRDEWAAVFDGTDACVSPILDFLEAPQDPHLAARGTLVEIDGVMQAQVAPRFSRTQPDTPTGPQRTATDPASLWND from the coding sequence ATGACGACTCACGACTCCGGCCGCCCCGGCCCTCTGAGCTCCGTCCGCGTCATCGAGTTCGCCGGCATCGGCCCCGGCCCGCACGCCGCGATGCTGCTCGCCGACCTCGGCGCCGACGTGATCCGCGTCCAGCGGCCGGGCGAACTCCCCAAGGAGGGTCGCAACGCCGACGCGCTGCTGCGCGGCCGGCGCGTCGTCGAGGCCAACCTGAAGAACCCGGCCGACCGCGAGACCATCCTCAACCTGGTCGCCAAGGCCGACGCGATCATCGAGGGCTTCCGCCCCGGCGTCATGGAGCGCCTCGGCTTCGGCCCCGAGGACCTCGCCGCGGTCAACCCCGGTCTGGTGTACGGCCGGATGACCGGCTGGGGCCAGGACGGACCGCGTGCCGAGTTGGCCGGGCACGACATGAACTACATCTCGCTGACCGGCATGCTGCACGCGATCGGCCGCGCCGACGAGAAGCCGACCCCGCCGTTGAACCTCGTCGGCGACTTCGGCGGCGGCTCGATGTTCCTCGTCATCGGCATCCTCTCGGCCCTGGTGGAGCGCAGCGTCTCCGGCAAGGGGCAGGTCATCGACGCGGCCATGGTGGACGGCGCCTCGGTCCTGGGCCAGATGATGTGGGCCTTCCGCGGCACGGGCCTGTGGCAGGACCGCCGCGGTGCCAACCTCCTCGACACCGGCGCCCCGTTCTACGAGGTGTACGAGACCTCCGACGGCAAGTGGATGGCCGTCGGCTCGATCGAGCCGCAGTTCTACGCCGAGCTCCTCAAGGGGCTGGGCCTCGAGGGCGAGGATCTGCCCCATCAGCTGGACATGGGCCGCTGGGGCGAGCTCAAGGACAAGTTCACCGAGGTCTTCAAGACCAAGACGCGCGACGAATGGGCCGCGGTCTTCGACGGCACCGACGCGTGTGTCTCGCCGATCCTCGACTTCCTCGAGGCCCCGCAGGACCCGCACCTCGCCGCCCGCGGCACCCTCGTCGAGATCGACGGGGTGATGCAGGCGCAGGTGGCCCCTCGCTTCTCGCGCACCCAGCCCGACACCCCGACCGGACCGCAGCGCACCGCCACGGATCCGGCGTCGCTCTGGAACGACTGA
- the mftE gene encoding mycofactocin biosynthesis peptidyl-dipeptidase MftE: MTQAQLGAQTSAAIDGLAALVLVPLGATEQHGPHLPLDTDTRVAVEVATRAAQRCDALVAPAIGYGASGEHEGFPGTISIGSQVLRDLLVEFGRSACRWAPRILFVNGHGGNLSALADAVSLLRYEGRDAAWFACAPTGGDAHAGHTETSMLLSFAPQAVDTDAAVPGVTAPLPHIIDDLRRGGTVAVSPTGILGDPTTATAEDGEQIMAALVDDLAAAAVGWTPDERGRVR; encoded by the coding sequence ATGACGCAGGCGCAGTTGGGGGCGCAGACGTCGGCCGCGATCGACGGTCTCGCCGCCCTCGTCTTGGTGCCGCTCGGTGCCACCGAACAGCACGGGCCGCACTTGCCGCTGGACACCGACACGCGGGTCGCCGTGGAGGTGGCCACCCGTGCCGCGCAGCGGTGCGATGCGCTGGTGGCGCCCGCGATCGGGTACGGCGCCAGCGGCGAGCACGAGGGCTTCCCCGGCACCATCTCCATCGGTTCGCAGGTGCTGCGCGATCTGTTGGTCGAGTTCGGCCGCAGCGCGTGCCGGTGGGCGCCGCGGATCTTGTTCGTCAACGGCCATGGCGGCAACCTGTCCGCACTTGCCGATGCGGTTTCGCTTCTGCGCTACGAGGGCCGCGACGCGGCCTGGTTCGCCTGCGCCCCGACGGGCGGCGACGCTCATGCCGGGCACACCGAGACCTCGATGCTGCTGTCCTTTGCGCCGCAGGCGGTCGACACCGACGCCGCCGTTCCCGGGGTCACCGCGCCGTTGCCCCACATCATCGACGACCTGCGGCGGGGCGGAACCGTCGCGGTGTCTCCCACCGGAATCCTCGGCGACCCCACCACCGCCACCGCCGAAGACGGCGAGCAGATCATGGCGGCATTGGTCGACGACCTCGCTGCGGCGGCGGTTGGGTGGACTCCCGACGAGAGAGGTCGGGTGCGGTGA
- the mftF gene encoding mycofactocin biosynthesis glycosyltransferase MftF (Members of this protein family, MftF, are glycosyltransferases, members of PF00535 (glycosyl transferase family 2). The encoding gene is found as part of the mycofactocin cassette, in Mycobacterium tuberculosis, many other Actinobacteria, and occasional members of other lineages. Mycofactocin itself, a putative redox carrier, is a heavily modified derivative of the C-terminal Val-Tyr dipeptide of the mycofactocin precursor MftA (TIGR03969).), whose product MTEPNTVLPSGFQVQIDRRSARGDWTHIVGGSPTRLLRMSARAVSMIDEDGRITVRDNDSGALARKLLDSDVAHPRPMFGPHIDEVTVVIPVRDNQSGIDRLLAALPDDVPVVVVDDGSAVPVHVPEGVVVARFETSRGPAAARNHGAALVESEFVAFLDSDVVPHHTGDPKSASAEQGPCGEWLAALMAHFSDPAVGLVAPRIVGLPVSRPSVVERYEAGFSSLDMGPREASVRPGSRVAYVPSAAMVVRRSAFPGFDEDLRVAEDVDLCWRMSAAGWRLRYDPIVRVAHEHRSTLPALLGRRRFYGTGAALLADRHDRKAAPLAMRIPTALAVVALLTRTRLGLIVAVACAGFAGWTVRQRLGAMPQRERVAAELTAASVGHGLIQAGGAVCRHYWPVALIAALLSGRLRLLWLQMAVADALVAWLRTAFAERRIPDVDPMSFFVLRRLDDLAYGTGLWQGALRDHDATALMPVLA is encoded by the coding sequence GTGACCGAACCGAATACCGTGCTGCCCAGCGGTTTCCAGGTACAGATTGACCGCCGGTCCGCTCGCGGGGACTGGACGCACATTGTCGGCGGATCGCCGACGCGCCTATTGCGGATGTCGGCGCGCGCCGTCTCGATGATCGACGAAGACGGTCGGATCACCGTGCGCGACAATGACTCTGGGGCACTGGCCCGCAAGCTCCTCGACTCCGACGTGGCCCACCCAAGGCCCATGTTCGGCCCGCACATCGACGAGGTCACCGTCGTGATTCCGGTGCGGGACAACCAGTCTGGCATCGACCGACTGCTCGCGGCGCTGCCCGACGACGTGCCGGTGGTGGTCGTCGACGACGGTTCGGCGGTTCCCGTCCACGTGCCCGAAGGGGTCGTCGTCGCCCGGTTCGAGACCAGTCGGGGGCCAGCCGCAGCGCGCAATCATGGTGCGGCACTGGTGGAATCGGAGTTTGTCGCCTTCCTCGACTCCGACGTCGTACCCCACCACACCGGAGACCCGAAGTCGGCCTCGGCCGAGCAGGGCCCGTGTGGCGAATGGCTGGCGGCGTTGATGGCCCACTTCTCCGATCCCGCCGTCGGTTTGGTGGCGCCGCGCATCGTCGGGCTGCCGGTGTCGCGGCCGAGTGTCGTCGAACGGTATGAAGCCGGGTTCTCCTCCCTCGACATGGGTCCGCGGGAGGCGTCGGTGCGGCCGGGTAGTCGGGTCGCCTACGTCCCGAGTGCGGCAATGGTGGTGCGGCGCAGTGCTTTTCCCGGATTCGACGAGGATCTTCGCGTCGCCGAGGACGTCGACTTGTGCTGGCGGATGTCGGCGGCCGGATGGCGGTTGCGCTACGACCCGATTGTGCGGGTGGCCCACGAGCACCGCTCGACGCTGCCCGCGCTGCTGGGGCGACGCCGCTTCTACGGCACCGGGGCGGCACTGCTGGCGGACCGGCACGACCGCAAGGCGGCGCCGCTGGCGATGCGGATCCCGACTGCGCTGGCCGTCGTGGCGCTGTTGACGCGCACCCGGCTGGGTTTGATCGTCGCGGTCGCCTGTGCGGGTTTCGCCGGGTGGACGGTCCGGCAGCGGCTGGGGGCGATGCCTCAGCGTGAACGGGTGGCCGCCGAACTCACCGCGGCATCGGTGGGGCACGGACTGATCCAGGCCGGCGGTGCGGTGTGTCGGCACTACTGGCCGGTGGCGCTGATCGCCGCCTTGCTGTCGGGGCGGCTGCGGCTGCTGTGGCTGCAGATGGCCGTGGCCGATGCCCTGGTGGCCTGGTTGCGGACGGCGTTTGCCGAACGGCGCATCCCCGACGTCGACCCGATGTCGTTCTTCGTCCTGAGGCGCCTGGACGACTTGGCCTACGGCACCGGCCTGTGGCAGGGCGCTTTGCGCGACCATGACGCCACTGCGTTGATGCCGGTCCTGGCCTGA
- the mftG gene encoding mycofactocin system GMC family oxidoreductase MftG produces the protein MVSDVLVVGAGSAGCVVAERLSRNRSVVLLEAGGWPTGDALRADRMVLGSPGSPSGLARWYGAAPPVVRGRAVGGSSVVNGGYFLRTRRSDFDGWGAPFTALAIEAAYDELDGGARGGTMTVRRLDDEEVPPVTCALESYWDTVDLDPWPGIGAQRVPVNGGGVTRRTAAQAYLEPARGRASLTVRAQSPVAGLVVERGRVVGVVAADGEELRAGEVVVCAGTLGTAELLMAAGVVRTPLPVYEHREVLVRYAARENSHCPVLLPSVVHHDDVEIRCYADDFAAFITGLAATGPAVGVAEMVPAQAGSLSLGDGGLQVELAPIGEVGGAVDGVVAALSSSGLADLVVDGSVRVDPVVGTSQHAWGSLPMGQRTDWLGAVDGVPGLRVVDGSILPKVSSGPHATIMMAAIVIADALR, from the coding sequence ATGGTTTCCGACGTCCTCGTCGTCGGGGCCGGCAGTGCGGGCTGTGTTGTGGCCGAACGGCTCTCCCGCAATCGTTCGGTGGTCCTGCTCGAGGCCGGCGGGTGGCCGACCGGTGACGCGCTGCGCGCCGACCGGATGGTTCTCGGCTCGCCGGGATCGCCGTCGGGGCTGGCTCGCTGGTACGGCGCGGCACCGCCGGTGGTGCGGGGCCGCGCGGTCGGGGGGTCGTCGGTGGTCAACGGCGGGTACTTTCTGCGGACCCGGCGCTCCGACTTCGACGGCTGGGGCGCTCCGTTTACCGCGTTAGCCATCGAGGCGGCCTACGACGAGCTCGACGGCGGTGCCCGCGGCGGCACCATGACGGTGCGCCGGCTCGACGACGAGGAGGTGCCGCCGGTGACGTGCGCGCTGGAATCGTATTGGGACACTGTGGATTTGGATCCGTGGCCGGGAATCGGGGCGCAGCGGGTGCCGGTGAACGGCGGGGGTGTGACGCGTCGGACCGCGGCACAGGCCTATCTGGAGCCGGCCCGTGGGCGGGCGTCGTTGACGGTTCGGGCGCAGTCACCCGTCGCCGGTCTGGTCGTCGAGCGGGGGAGGGTCGTCGGGGTGGTGGCGGCAGACGGTGAGGAATTGCGGGCCGGCGAGGTCGTCGTGTGTGCCGGGACGCTGGGTACCGCGGAGCTGTTGATGGCCGCCGGTGTGGTTCGCACGCCGCTACCGGTGTACGAACACCGGGAGGTGCTGGTGCGCTATGCGGCGCGCGAGAACAGCCACTGCCCGGTGCTGCTGCCGAGCGTCGTTCACCACGACGACGTCGAAATTCGTTGCTACGCCGATGATTTCGCCGCCTTCATCACCGGTCTGGCGGCGACGGGGCCGGCCGTCGGGGTGGCCGAGATGGTGCCGGCGCAGGCCGGGTCGCTGAGTCTCGGCGATGGTGGGCTGCAGGTCGAGCTGGCACCGATCGGAGAGGTCGGTGGCGCGGTCGACGGCGTCGTCGCGGCCCTCTCGTCGTCGGGGTTGGCAGACCTGGTGGTCGACGGATCGGTCCGGGTCGACCCCGTCGTCGGCACCTCTCAGCATGCGTGGGGGAGTCTCCCGATGGGGCAACGCACCGATTGGCTCGGCGCCGTTGACGGCGTGCCCGGCCTGCGCGTCGTCGACGGGTCGATCCTGCCGAAGGTCAGCAGCGGGCCGCACGCAACCATCATGATGGCGGCGATCGTCATCGCCGATGCGCTGCGCTGA
- a CDS encoding hotdog fold domain-containing protein, with protein sequence MSDSTARPSATYALRKRLPRNALGNALFSAGMVAKVPYFGTILPFVTEMEPGFCKVTAPKWIGVHNHLGTFHAIAACNLAETAMGMLMEATTPTSHRWIPKAMTTQYLTKATTRLTAEARLAEPIEWDTVTEGRDVVVNVSIRDTEGVEVVHCDITTWVTPA encoded by the coding sequence ATGTCAGATTCCACCGCGCGCCCCAGCGCGACCTACGCCCTGCGCAAGCGCCTGCCCCGCAACGCCCTCGGCAATGCCCTGTTCTCAGCGGGGATGGTCGCCAAGGTCCCCTACTTCGGCACCATCCTGCCGTTCGTCACCGAGATGGAGCCCGGCTTCTGCAAGGTGACCGCCCCCAAATGGATCGGCGTCCACAACCACCTCGGCACCTTCCATGCGATCGCCGCGTGCAACTTGGCCGAGACCGCCATGGGCATGTTGATGGAGGCCACCACCCCCACCTCGCACCGGTGGATCCCCAAGGCCATGACCACCCAGTACCTCACCAAGGCTACGACGCGGTTGACCGCCGAGGCACGTCTGGCCGAGCCGATCGAGTGGGACACCGTCACCGAGGGCCGCGACGTCGTGGTCAACGTGTCGATCCGCGACACCGAGGGCGTCGAGGTGGTCCACTGCGACATCACCACCTGGGTCACGCCGGCCTAG